One region of Syntrophobacter fumaroxidans MPOB genomic DNA includes:
- a CDS encoding 2-oxoacid:acceptor oxidoreductase family protein, which translates to MTTKHGNSVKAAVAVRKEIIITGFGGQGIVLAGQIVGKAAGLRDRKQSTLTQSYGPEARGGACSAQVIISDQAIHYPYVRKPDILICMSQGGFEKYGGLLGENSILIVDQDLVNPPEARCAAFFSIPATRLAEEMGRKMMANIVMLGFFTAVAGAISTEAARQTVTESVPKGTEELNLAAFNKGYDYGAAVLKGRQKKAEGKKGAL; encoded by the coding sequence ATGACCACAAAGCATGGCAACAGCGTGAAGGCGGCGGTCGCCGTCCGAAAGGAGATTATCATCACCGGTTTCGGCGGTCAGGGAATCGTTCTGGCCGGGCAGATCGTCGGCAAGGCCGCCGGGCTGCGGGACCGCAAGCAGAGCACTCTGACCCAATCCTACGGCCCCGAAGCCCGGGGCGGTGCGTGCAGCGCTCAGGTGATCATCTCCGATCAGGCCATTCACTACCCTTACGTGCGGAAGCCCGACATCCTGATCTGCATGTCCCAGGGCGGTTTCGAAAAGTACGGGGGGCTCCTGGGGGAGAATTCCATCCTGATCGTGGACCAGGACCTGGTCAACCCTCCGGAAGCCCGGTGCGCCGCGTTCTTTTCCATCCCCGCCACCCGGCTGGCCGAAGAGATGGGCAGGAAAATGATGGCCAACATCGTGATGCTCGGGTTTTTCACCGCGGTTGCCGGCGCGATCAGTACGGAGGCCGCCCGACAGACCGTGACGGAATCCGTCCCCAAAGGCACCGAAGAGCTCAACCTTGCCGCGTTCAACAAGGGCTACGACTATGGCGCCGCGGTCCTCAAGGGCCGTCAGAAGAAGGCCGAAGGAAAGAAAGGAGCCCTGTGA
- a CDS encoding 2-oxoacid:ferredoxin oxidoreductase subunit beta, with product MDRTRKRKDHPLDGLLRTDRIPHIWCPGCGIGTAFSACLVAMQASGIDLKKTAVVSGIGCSGRGAGYTRLDSYHTTHGRAIPFATGMKLANPELNVVVFSGDGDLFAIGGNHFIHAARRNIDLTVICVNNLNYGMTGGQAAATTPCMAKTTTTPSGNPEPPFNLPLLAFAAGATYIARWTVLHTRDLTKSMEEALTRHGFSFIEVLAPCPTGYGRRNREKPLDSLRFYQERTITKNGAHPAEVILDYNRGITLGKFIDTERPTYSDSYDKTCRPASSASM from the coding sequence ATGGACAGGACCAGGAAACGAAAAGACCATCCGCTGGACGGTTTGCTGCGCACGGATCGCATCCCGCACATCTGGTGCCCGGGCTGCGGCATCGGCACCGCCTTTTCCGCCTGCCTGGTCGCCATGCAGGCGAGCGGAATCGATCTCAAGAAGACCGCCGTGGTATCGGGAATCGGGTGTTCCGGGCGGGGTGCCGGCTACACCAGGCTCGACTCCTACCACACCACCCACGGGCGGGCCATCCCCTTCGCCACGGGCATGAAGCTGGCCAATCCCGAATTGAACGTGGTGGTGTTCAGCGGCGACGGCGACCTTTTTGCCATCGGGGGTAATCACTTCATCCATGCGGCGCGGCGCAACATCGATCTGACGGTGATCTGCGTCAACAATCTGAACTACGGGATGACCGGCGGCCAGGCTGCGGCGACGACCCCGTGCATGGCCAAGACGACCACGACGCCCTCGGGGAATCCGGAACCGCCGTTCAACCTGCCGCTGTTGGCCTTTGCCGCGGGGGCGACCTACATCGCCCGCTGGACGGTGCTGCACACCCGGGATCTGACGAAGTCGATGGAAGAAGCCCTGACGCGTCACGGGTTCTCTTTCATCGAGGTGCTCGCCCCCTGCCCCACCGGCTACGGGAGGCGCAACCGTGAAAAGCCCCTGGATTCCCTGCGGTTCTACCAGGAACGCACGATCACGAAAAACGGCGCGCATCCCGCCGAAGTCATTCTGGACTACAACCGGGGCATCACCCTGGGCAAGTTCATCGACACCGAGCGGCCCACGTACTCCGATTCGTACGACAAGACGTGCCGACCGGCCTCGTCCGCTTCCATGTAA
- a CDS encoding 4Fe-4S dicluster domain-containing protein, with amino-acid sequence MKYWRIPLDTDQIQVSKGIVYILEERCKGCGFCIEFCPRDVLEMARHYNVKGYHPPRVKKPEDCVNCHYCETICPDFAIYSVEAPAEPKPSEL; translated from the coding sequence ATGAAATATTGGCGAATTCCGCTGGATACCGACCAGATCCAGGTTTCGAAGGGAATCGTGTACATCCTGGAGGAGCGGTGCAAGGGCTGCGGCTTCTGCATCGAATTCTGCCCTCGTGATGTGCTGGAAATGGCCAGGCATTACAATGTGAAAGGCTATCATCCGCCCCGCGTCAAGAAACCGGAGGATTGCGTTAACTGCCATTATTGCGAAACCATATGCCCCGATTTCGCCATTTATTCCGTCGAGGCCCCCGCGGAACCGAAACCATCGGAACTCTAG
- a CDS encoding 2-oxoacid:acceptor oxidoreductase subunit alpha, with protein MKPAVLTGEHFFTGDIACAEGALAAGCRFFAGYPITPATEIAEHMASRLPDVGGTFIQMEDEIAAMAAVLGASNAGVKSMTATSGPGFSLMMENLGLGICTETPCVVVNVQRAGPSTGLPTLGAQGDMMQARWGSHGHYEIIALAPASPQEIFHQTITAFNLSETYRVPVLIMADEVVGHLSERVSVPDAQAIKLRSRPRPKGRKDRFKPFLPGPGGVAPMAVAGEGYGVHVTGLTHDERGYPVMTAEAHVEMIDRLTAKIRNNMRDISMTERYRLEDADIAVISYGVSSRSSMAAVDEAREAGIKAGLLRLVTVWPFPEELIRELSERVRSFVTVEINLGQIHLEVQRCAAGRVPAYLVGHAGGTVIPPEQVLETLRKVSGSGS; from the coding sequence ATGAAACCTGCGGTACTGACGGGTGAACATTTTTTCACGGGCGACATTGCCTGCGCCGAAGGCGCTTTGGCGGCAGGCTGCCGGTTTTTCGCCGGCTACCCGATCACTCCCGCCACCGAGATCGCGGAACACATGGCCTCCAGGCTGCCGGACGTCGGCGGGACGTTCATCCAGATGGAGGATGAAATCGCGGCCATGGCTGCGGTCCTGGGAGCATCCAACGCCGGCGTGAAGAGCATGACCGCGACTTCCGGTCCCGGCTTCAGCCTGATGATGGAGAACCTCGGATTGGGAATCTGTACCGAAACCCCCTGCGTGGTGGTGAACGTCCAACGGGCGGGTCCTTCCACGGGCCTGCCCACGCTCGGGGCGCAGGGGGACATGATGCAGGCCCGCTGGGGTTCGCACGGTCACTACGAGATCATCGCGCTTGCGCCGGCTTCTCCGCAGGAGATCTTCCACCAGACCATAACGGCGTTCAACCTGAGCGAGACCTACCGCGTCCCCGTGCTCATCATGGCCGACGAGGTGGTCGGGCACCTGAGCGAACGCGTATCGGTCCCCGACGCTCAGGCCATCAAGCTTCGATCCAGGCCTCGGCCCAAGGGCAGAAAAGACCGCTTCAAGCCCTTTCTGCCGGGCCCGGGCGGCGTCGCGCCCATGGCCGTCGCCGGTGAAGGCTACGGCGTCCATGTGACCGGTTTGACCCACGATGAAAGGGGTTACCCGGTCATGACGGCTGAGGCGCACGTGGAGATGATCGACCGATTGACCGCCAAGATCAGGAACAACATGCGGGATATCAGCATGACCGAGCGCTACCGCCTGGAGGATGCGGACATTGCCGTCATCTCGTACGGAGTTTCCTCGAGAAGCAGCATGGCCGCCGTGGACGAAGCGCGCGAAGCGGGAATCAAGGCGGGGCTGCTCCGGCTCGTTACGGTCTGGCCCTTTCCCGAGGAGTTGATCCGGGAGCTGTCGGAGCGTGTACGCAGTTTTGTGACCGTCGAGATCAATCTCGGGCAGATTCACCTCGAGGTGCAGCGCTGCGCCGCGGGCAGGGTTCCGGCGTACCTGGTGGGGCACGCCGGCGGGACGGTTATTCCCCCCGAGCAGGTATTGGAGACTCTGCGCAAAGTGAGCGGGTCCGGATCGTGA
- the hdrA2 gene encoding CoB-CoM heterodisulfide reductase HdrA2 — protein sequence MGKTNGLTAQPRIGVYVCHCGLNIGRTVDCGAVAQAASVLEDVVVARDIPYACSEPGQQGIKEDISEHRLDRVVVASCSPRLHEPTFRQMVNAAGINPYLMEMANLREHCSWVHMNDPVAATEKAVDLTKMAVARVRGLRPLEPVRLPLNKKTLVIGGGIAGIQAALDLADNGYDVVLVERKPSIGGTMAKLDKTFPTMDCSIUILGPKMTDAGRHPRIKLHTLSEVVDVKGYVGNFEVKILKKARYVSEKECTACGECAKVCPVVRPDEFNLGLSSRKAVYSPFPQAVPSAYVINVNECLGHNPAVCAKCVEACDKKCINFHMSDEEILENVGSVVVATGMEPYDPTELDEYGYTRFENVLTSLEFERLVNAGGPTRGELVRPTDRKHPRSIGFVQCVGSRSARKGSSYCSNVCCMNTVKSTLVLKEHYPDVDVKVFYIDIRAFGKGFEDLYTRSRRLGVHYVRGLPGTVEEKEDGSLRVAVENTATGTVEFHDLDMLVLAIGMKPSKTVRKLQEMLGLQLTSDGFFLEAHPKLQPVDAATRGFFYAGCAEGPKDIKESVTQASAAAARAIRLMHKGEILTEPITSEVIPEHCKACGRCAEVCPYNAVTVDTKKKTPAVVNTAACAGCGTCAAECPFGAITMHHFTDVQILGQIDTLLADRPRDKILAFACNWCSYAGADYAGVSRLQYPPNVRLIRTMCSGRVDESFIWHGFALGAPVILVSGCHIGDCHYISANHWTEKRVAKVRRKMEKLGIRPDRLQLEWISAAEGIRFSNVMLNLEKMRREVTPEEIDETIRILAEAGNGKKKPS from the coding sequence ATGGGAAAAACGAACGGTCTGACAGCTCAGCCCCGCATTGGAGTTTACGTCTGCCACTGCGGGCTCAATATCGGCCGAACCGTGGACTGCGGGGCTGTGGCGCAAGCGGCTTCCGTCCTCGAGGACGTGGTGGTCGCCAGGGACATCCCCTATGCCTGTTCCGAACCCGGCCAGCAGGGTATCAAGGAGGACATCTCCGAACACCGGCTGGATCGCGTCGTGGTGGCTTCCTGTTCCCCCCGCCTGCACGAGCCGACTTTCCGGCAGATGGTGAACGCGGCGGGCATCAACCCCTATCTCATGGAAATGGCCAACTTGAGGGAGCACTGCAGCTGGGTTCACATGAACGATCCGGTCGCCGCCACCGAGAAGGCCGTCGATCTCACGAAAATGGCGGTGGCCCGGGTTCGCGGCCTGCGCCCTCTCGAACCCGTCAGGCTGCCCCTCAACAAGAAGACCCTGGTGATCGGCGGCGGCATCGCGGGCATTCAGGCCGCCCTGGACCTGGCGGACAACGGCTACGACGTCGTGCTGGTGGAACGAAAGCCGTCCATCGGCGGCACCATGGCCAAGCTGGACAAGACGTTCCCGACCATGGACTGCTCCATTTGAATTCTCGGTCCGAAAATGACGGATGCCGGGCGGCATCCCCGCATTAAGCTTCACACACTGAGCGAAGTGGTGGACGTCAAGGGTTACGTCGGAAATTTCGAAGTCAAGATCCTCAAGAAGGCCAGGTACGTTTCCGAAAAGGAATGCACCGCCTGCGGCGAATGCGCGAAGGTCTGCCCGGTGGTGCGCCCGGACGAGTTCAACCTGGGGCTGTCCTCGCGCAAGGCCGTCTATTCGCCTTTTCCGCAGGCCGTCCCTTCGGCCTACGTGATCAACGTGAACGAATGTCTCGGGCACAACCCCGCCGTGTGCGCCAAGTGCGTCGAGGCATGCGACAAAAAGTGCATCAACTTCCACATGTCCGACGAGGAAATCCTGGAGAATGTGGGGTCCGTGGTCGTGGCGACGGGCATGGAACCCTACGATCCCACGGAATTGGACGAATACGGGTACACCCGGTTTGAAAACGTGCTGACGAGTCTCGAGTTCGAGCGGCTCGTCAACGCGGGGGGACCGACGCGCGGAGAGCTGGTCCGCCCCACCGACCGCAAACACCCGCGTTCCATCGGGTTCGTGCAGTGCGTCGGCTCCCGTTCGGCGCGCAAGGGAAGCTCCTACTGCTCCAATGTCTGCTGCATGAACACCGTGAAGAGCACCCTGGTCTTGAAGGAACATTACCCGGATGTCGACGTGAAGGTTTTCTACATCGACATCCGCGCCTTCGGAAAGGGGTTCGAGGACCTCTACACGCGCAGCCGGCGCCTCGGCGTCCATTATGTTCGAGGGCTGCCGGGAACGGTGGAGGAAAAAGAGGATGGGAGCCTTCGCGTGGCGGTGGAGAATACCGCCACGGGCACGGTGGAATTCCACGACCTCGACATGCTGGTGCTGGCCATCGGCATGAAGCCCTCCAAGACGGTCCGGAAGCTCCAGGAGATGCTCGGCCTGCAGCTCACCTCGGACGGTTTTTTTCTCGAAGCCCATCCCAAGCTCCAGCCGGTGGACGCGGCCACGCGCGGGTTTTTCTACGCGGGCTGCGCCGAAGGCCCCAAGGATATCAAGGAAAGCGTGACCCAGGCGTCCGCCGCGGCGGCCAGAGCGATCCGCCTCATGCACAAGGGAGAAATCCTTACCGAACCGATCACTTCCGAGGTGATCCCGGAGCATTGCAAGGCGTGCGGCCGTTGCGCCGAGGTCTGCCCTTACAACGCCGTCACCGTGGACACGAAGAAAAAGACCCCCGCAGTAGTGAACACAGCGGCGTGCGCCGGGTGCGGCACGTGTGCCGCCGAATGCCCTTTCGGCGCCATTACCATGCACCACTTCACGGACGTTCAGATCCTGGGCCAGATCGACACGCTGCTCGCGGATCGCCCCCGGGACAAGATCCTCGCCTTCGCGTGCAACTGGTGTTCCTATGCCGGCGCGGACTACGCGGGAGTCTCGCGGCTGCAGTATCCGCCCAACGTCCGGCTGATCCGCACCATGTGTTCGGGCCGCGTGGACGAGTCCTTCATCTGGCACGGGTTTGCCCTCGGCGCCCCGGTGATCCTCGTGAGCGGCTGTCACATCGGGGACTGCCACTACATCAGCGCCAACCACTGGACCGAAAAACGGGTGGCGAAGGTGAGAAGGAAGATGGAGAAGCTGGGAATCCGGCCCGACCGGCTCCAGCTCGAATGGATCAGCGCGGCCGAAGGCATCCGGTTCTCGAACGTGATGCTGAACCTCGAGAAGATGCGCCGCGAGGTGACCCCCGAAGAGATCGACGAAACGATCCGCATCCTGGCCGAGGCCGGCAACGGGAAGAAGAAACCCTCATAA
- a CDS encoding FAD-dependent oxidoreductase, whose translation MRTAKDRLHRVLVIGATPAGIAAANKLGEMGIPVTLIDRDPDLNEKLAREEWRLSSGLLLNYAHRPGLLRILKNPRIRCILPGEVQSIKHTPQGFCARYRKNPTFVDPERCTLCGRCAEVCPAAAGDGTRPIRYNGRQSLPGRPFIDKRRKPLCQANCPLGVNVQGYVALIRVGRFAEALELIRRDNVLPGICGRVCTHPCEAACRRNELDAPLAIRDLKRFAADHAGTEPQRPLVPQSAGRSESVAIVGSGPAGLAAAADLARWGYPVTVFEKESLPGGLLRFGMGPHRLPRDILDREIGAIERMGVSIRTSSAIDMRTDIPGLLESHAAVILTTGAWTDRKLGVPGEALERVEGCLEFLGRLYRGEIAALHESVAVIGDGNAAFDVARACVRLGAKVTILSWFPEDLIPADPDEVIAAREEGIAIVDRAKVVEFLGGGGKLSGLRCVETKPGEPDANGIPWPVPVPGGKSFEAAFDRAVVAIGQVADREGFEGCIELTRSGTIRTDNDRMTSLADVYAAGDAVTGASSVVRAMASGREAALAVHCRLSGEARPHHLPNRPEDRDFPPIAPDLPSIARVKMPERQPMARKDGFVEVALGLDETQACSEAARCLQCGICSECLQCAEYCISPNTIMHDDRVSEGVEHAGVVIIADPEAAPAVKGEDVLRAYSTKSAREDAHAMMMRGFAAAAEAMVMVGGGVQRLRGHGLSISPPDPQLSADLRIGVFVCRCNDAYGWPAELNHYAEELGARPNVEVLEVIASACSPEGSAAILRTIREKGLTRIVLASCVCCPLDFICSACTDQRARLKNSLFHGTGVTRAMAETCNLRGEVLRLLRTDPQLAMKRFKGLLDRSIGRARKLKSMPSPARPYNFTTAVIGDSEAALKSALTLARTGMEVFLFGTVGEPLAEQLDHPNIHNFRGSAVTSLRGTVGNFQVIVETDGSLQVFHVGAVILGEESRRRVPYVPMTELPPHPVESRMQKRGMTGTPYFFPGATSIPGLFLANPPGIKLSERIKGTASAILAASVMPRSPRQNKGYTVSVDESRCRGCGRCLQACPYQAISFRKNGLGGSHAVVDEALCKGCGNCISVCPSDAADSPYRDQLFLEQMIEEILS comes from the coding sequence ATGCGAACCGCCAAAGACCGCCTTCACCGGGTTCTGGTCATCGGTGCGACCCCCGCCGGAATCGCCGCCGCCAACAAGCTGGGGGAAATGGGGATTCCCGTGACGCTCATCGATCGCGACCCCGATCTCAATGAAAAGCTGGCCCGCGAGGAGTGGCGGCTCTCCTCGGGGCTGCTGCTCAACTACGCACACCGCCCCGGTTTGCTGCGCATACTGAAGAACCCTCGCATACGGTGCATCCTTCCCGGCGAAGTGCAGTCGATCAAGCACACTCCCCAGGGGTTCTGCGCTCGATACCGCAAGAATCCGACCTTTGTCGATCCGGAGCGCTGCACGCTCTGCGGACGCTGCGCCGAGGTCTGTCCGGCGGCGGCCGGGGACGGGACCAGACCGATCCGGTACAACGGCAGGCAGAGTCTGCCCGGGCGGCCGTTCATCGACAAGCGGCGCAAGCCCCTGTGCCAGGCCAACTGTCCTCTGGGCGTGAATGTCCAGGGCTACGTGGCCCTGATCCGGGTCGGGAGATTCGCCGAGGCCCTGGAGCTCATCCGCCGGGACAATGTCCTGCCGGGCATTTGCGGCCGCGTGTGCACTCACCCCTGTGAGGCGGCCTGCCGTCGAAACGAGTTGGACGCTCCCCTGGCCATCCGTGACCTCAAGCGCTTCGCGGCCGACCACGCCGGAACGGAACCGCAAAGGCCCCTCGTCCCGCAAAGCGCCGGGCGGTCCGAGTCCGTCGCCATAGTGGGCTCCGGCCCCGCGGGGCTGGCGGCGGCGGCGGATCTGGCAAGATGGGGATATCCGGTCACCGTGTTCGAAAAAGAATCCCTGCCCGGAGGCCTCCTGCGCTTCGGCATGGGACCCCATCGCCTGCCGCGCGATATCCTGGACCGCGAAATCGGCGCCATCGAGCGGATGGGCGTTTCCATCCGGACGTCATCGGCCATCGACATGCGGACGGACATTCCCGGGCTTCTTGAAAGCCACGCCGCCGTCATTCTGACCACGGGCGCCTGGACCGACCGGAAGCTGGGGGTTCCCGGCGAAGCACTGGAGCGCGTCGAGGGCTGCCTCGAATTCCTGGGGCGCCTCTACCGGGGGGAAATCGCCGCCCTGCACGAAAGCGTCGCCGTCATCGGGGACGGCAACGCGGCGTTCGATGTAGCCAGGGCATGCGTGAGGCTCGGAGCGAAGGTCACCATCCTGTCCTGGTTCCCCGAAGACCTCATTCCTGCGGACCCCGACGAGGTCATCGCAGCGCGCGAGGAAGGCATCGCCATCGTGGACCGCGCCAAGGTGGTCGAATTCCTCGGCGGCGGCGGCAAACTGAGCGGTCTTCGGTGCGTTGAGACGAAGCCCGGAGAACCGGACGCCAACGGAATCCCCTGGCCGGTTCCGGTCCCGGGCGGCAAATCGTTCGAAGCCGCATTCGACCGGGCCGTCGTGGCCATAGGCCAGGTTGCCGACCGCGAGGGATTCGAAGGCTGCATCGAGCTCACCCGGAGCGGAACTATCCGGACCGATAACGACCGGATGACGAGCCTGGCCGACGTCTACGCGGCAGGGGACGCCGTCACGGGGGCCTCCTCCGTAGTCAGGGCCATGGCCTCGGGCCGTGAAGCGGCCCTGGCCGTTCACTGTCGGCTGAGCGGCGAAGCCCGGCCGCACCATCTCCCGAACCGGCCGGAAGACAGGGACTTCCCGCCTATTGCGCCGGATCTTCCGTCCATCGCGCGGGTCAAGATGCCCGAGCGGCAGCCCATGGCGAGGAAGGACGGATTCGTCGAGGTGGCGCTCGGCCTGGACGAAACCCAGGCCTGTTCGGAAGCGGCCCGCTGCCTTCAGTGCGGGATATGCTCGGAATGTCTCCAGTGCGCCGAATACTGCATCTCCCCCAACACCATCATGCACGACGACCGCGTTTCCGAAGGCGTGGAACACGCGGGAGTCGTCATCATCGCGGACCCGGAGGCGGCGCCCGCGGTGAAGGGCGAAGACGTGCTCCGTGCGTACAGCACCAAGTCCGCCCGCGAAGACGCCCATGCCATGATGATGCGCGGTTTTGCCGCGGCGGCCGAAGCCATGGTCATGGTCGGCGGAGGGGTGCAGCGGTTGAGAGGGCACGGGCTGTCCATCTCGCCGCCCGATCCGCAGCTTTCCGCCGATCTGCGCATCGGCGTGTTCGTCTGCCGGTGCAACGACGCCTACGGGTGGCCGGCGGAGCTGAACCACTATGCCGAAGAGCTCGGTGCGCGGCCCAACGTGGAGGTTCTCGAGGTTATCGCGTCGGCCTGTTCCCCGGAAGGTTCGGCGGCCATCCTGAGGACCATCCGCGAGAAGGGATTGACCCGGATCGTCCTGGCATCCTGCGTCTGCTGCCCGCTCGACTTCATCTGCAGCGCCTGCACGGACCAGCGCGCCCGTCTCAAGAACTCGCTTTTCCACGGCACGGGCGTCACGCGGGCCATGGCCGAAACCTGCAACCTCCGGGGCGAGGTCCTGCGACTCCTGAGAACCGATCCCCAACTTGCCATGAAACGCTTCAAGGGGCTTTTGGACCGGTCCATCGGCCGGGCGAGGAAACTGAAAAGCATGCCGTCTCCCGCCCGCCCGTACAATTTCACGACCGCCGTGATCGGGGACTCGGAGGCGGCTCTCAAGAGCGCGCTGACCCTGGCCCGAACCGGCATGGAAGTGTTCCTGTTCGGGACCGTCGGGGAACCGCTCGCCGAGCAGCTCGATCACCCGAATATCCACAATTTCAGGGGATCCGCCGTGACGAGCCTTCGAGGCACCGTCGGCAATTTCCAGGTCATCGTCGAAACGGATGGATCGTTGCAGGTGTTCCACGTGGGCGCCGTGATCCTGGGAGAGGAATCCCGCAGGAGGGTCCCGTACGTGCCCATGACCGAGCTGCCGCCGCACCCGGTGGAATCGCGCATGCAGAAACGGGGAATGACCGGAACCCCCTATTTTTTCCCCGGTGCCACTTCGATTCCCGGGCTGTTCCTGGCGAATCCTCCCGGGATCAAGCTTTCCGAGAGGATCAAGGGCACCGCGTCCGCCATCCTCGCGGCATCGGTGATGCCTCGCAGTCCGCGGCAGAACAAGGGGTACACGGTTTCCGTCGACGAAAGCCGCTGCCGCGGGTGCGGGCGCTGTCTGCAGGCATGCCCCTACCAGGCGATCAGCTTCCGGAAGAACGGGCTGGGCGGCTCCCATGCCGTGGTCGATGAAGCCCTCTGCAAGGGGTGCGGCAACTGCATCTCCGTCTGCCCCTCCGATGCGGCCGACAGCCCGTATCGCGATCAGCTCTTCCTGGAGCAGATGATCGAGGAGATACTGTCGTGA
- a CDS encoding hydrogenase iron-sulfur subunit has product MTFTRDFDETSRGMDELKIVLFVCNWGPHAALQTLQDQDRDIPHQVRMIRIPCTGRISKTLLFKAFERGADGVALIGCTPGTCRYGAGTYTAERNVEGARGILDLLGLGKDRLRLATFLPEEASPLLDFLNDFTDQVRGMGKSPVTPVPLKQPAHDGRRNTAEVLKAHDVYACQDCGKCSSACPMALSGRPYSPRAIANSIIAGSGNTPAVVNDVWSCLTCGICYDRCPSAVDFPAFIREMRCVQKASGKSGHEAHEGFFQSLMRAMTSPDLRTQHWKCLPEGIRTDQQSKTLFFGGCAPYFDEFFRRHLDVHTSDILADSLRLLNFFDVTPALLPGERCCGHDLLWSGDRENFLRLARLNVEAIEKMGIEEVVTACPECYRSFARDYPENGVPVNFRVTHIFDLAEKEIDKGAVGFEALDRSLTFQDPCRLSRMEGRADLPRKLIDRLRVKGFREMQDRGVSALCCGNCAWTGCDGYTKALQVKRLRQARATGSDLLVTACPKCQIHLRCAMEDPLLGKEIGMDLMDLTSVIARTIRWE; this is encoded by the coding sequence GTGACGTTCACGCGCGACTTCGATGAAACGAGCAGGGGAATGGACGAACTAAAGATCGTACTGTTTGTGTGCAACTGGGGTCCTCACGCGGCTCTTCAGACGCTTCAGGACCAAGACCGCGACATCCCGCACCAGGTGAGGATGATCCGGATCCCGTGCACGGGGCGAATCAGCAAGACCTTGCTGTTCAAAGCCTTCGAACGGGGCGCCGACGGCGTGGCGCTCATCGGGTGCACCCCGGGAACCTGCCGCTACGGCGCGGGCACCTACACCGCGGAACGCAACGTGGAGGGAGCCCGGGGAATCCTCGATCTTCTCGGCCTCGGAAAGGACCGTTTGCGCCTGGCCACCTTTCTCCCCGAGGAAGCCTCGCCCCTGCTCGATTTTCTCAACGACTTCACCGACCAGGTACGGGGCATGGGAAAAAGCCCCGTCACCCCCGTGCCGCTGAAGCAACCCGCGCACGACGGAAGACGCAACACCGCCGAAGTCTTGAAGGCTCACGACGTCTATGCGTGCCAGGACTGCGGGAAATGCTCCTCCGCGTGTCCGATGGCCCTCTCGGGAAGGCCCTATTCCCCCCGCGCCATCGCCAACTCCATCATCGCGGGCTCGGGCAATACGCCGGCCGTGGTAAACGATGTCTGGTCCTGCCTGACCTGCGGCATCTGTTATGACCGGTGCCCTTCCGCCGTCGATTTCCCGGCGTTTATCCGTGAAATGCGCTGCGTCCAGAAGGCGTCCGGGAAGAGCGGGCATGAAGCCCACGAAGGGTTCTTCCAGTCCCTGATGCGGGCGATGACCTCGCCGGACCTGCGCACCCAACACTGGAAATGCCTCCCGGAAGGGATCCGCACGGACCAGCAGAGCAAGACCCTTTTTTTTGGCGGTTGCGCTCCGTATTTCGACGAGTTCTTCCGACGCCATCTCGACGTCCACACGTCGGACATATTGGCCGACAGCCTGCGCCTGCTCAATTTTTTCGACGTGACCCCCGCGCTTCTCCCCGGTGAGCGGTGCTGCGGGCACGACCTGCTCTGGTCCGGGGACCGGGAGAATTTCCTGCGCCTGGCGCGGTTGAACGTGGAGGCCATCGAGAAGATGGGCATCGAGGAGGTCGTGACGGCGTGCCCCGAATGCTACCGGTCGTTCGCGCGCGATTACCCTGAAAACGGCGTCCCGGTGAACTTCCGCGTGACGCACATCTTCGACCTGGCGGAAAAGGAGATCGACAAGGGGGCCGTCGGCTTCGAGGCGCTCGACCGCAGCCTCACCTTCCAGGACCCGTGCCGTTTATCGCGCATGGAGGGTCGTGCGGACCTGCCGCGCAAGCTCATCGACCGGCTGCGGGTCAAAGGTTTTCGCGAGATGCAGGACCGGGGCGTTTCCGCCCTGTGCTGCGGCAACTGTGCGTGGACCGGATGCGACGGCTACACCAAGGCGCTGCAGGTGAAGCGGCTGAGGCAGGCCCGGGCCACCGGGAGCGATCTGCTGGTGACGGCCTGCCCCAAGTGCCAGATCCACCTGCGCTGCGCAATGGAAGACCCCCTGCTCGGGAAGGAGATCGGGATGGACTTGATGGACCTGACCAGCGTGATCGCCAGGACCATCCGTTGGGAGTAG